One window from the genome of Candidatus Goldiibacteriota bacterium encodes:
- a CDS encoding PilZ domain-containing protein, with translation MTELKKGWLERREYERVKDILKVSYYRTAEESPELSDDYRDTTVEKLQMVQGNRLITSMTDDVSRGGLAIITDEPLAQGDKLIIDLYIPQASSPVKLLAEVMRLEGLKGNDTKKAGLKIISISKNDLKRLESHLSGLNKNK, from the coding sequence ATGACAGAATTAAAAAAAGGCTGGCTGGAACGCCGCGAATACGAGCGGGTAAAAGACATCCTTAAAGTTTCATATTATCGCACCGCGGAAGAATCTCCGGAACTATCGGACGATTACAGGGACACCACGGTTGAAAAATTACAGATGGTACAGGGCAACAGGCTTATCACTTCAATGACAGATGATGTAAGCCGGGGCGGACTTGCCATAATCACAGATGAACCGCTTGCGCAGGGCGATAAACTTATAATAGACCTTTACATACCTCAAGCTTCAAGCCCCGTAAAACTGTTGGCAGAAGTTATGCGCCTTGAAGGGCTTAAGGGTAATGACACAAAGAAAGCCGGCCTAAAAATAATATCAATCAGCAAAAATGATTTAAAGCGCCTGGAATCTCACCTTTCAGGGCTGAATAAAAATAAATAA
- a CDS encoding DUF502 domain-containing protein, with protein MPSGFIKRFWSKILAGLIVILPAFLTVYITYFLLNKLDSILGPLLTKYIGISIPGLGLIALILLLWITGLFATHYLGKKMVQIYETVISRIPVLKQIFGGIKQISDTLFAGKRRSFRQAALVQYPYYGFYAIGFITSQDEVTLVNSKNKGSFIHVFIPTTPNPTSGFLILVPPKNIVLLDTPVEDALKTVISLGMIHPEKYTIKKVTKKSRKKDKK; from the coding sequence ATGCCGTCAGGATTCATCAAAAGGTTTTGGTCAAAAATACTGGCCGGTTTAATTGTAATTTTGCCTGCTTTCCTTACTGTTTATATCACTTATTTCCTTCTAAACAAGCTGGATTCAATTTTAGGCCCTCTTCTTACCAAATATATCGGAATATCTATCCCGGGACTTGGCCTTATAGCGCTTATCCTTCTATTGTGGATAACCGGCCTTTTTGCCACGCATTATCTGGGTAAAAAAATGGTTCAAATATACGAAACGGTTATATCAAGAATACCTGTATTAAAACAGATTTTCGGCGGCATTAAACAGATAAGCGATACACTGTTTGCCGGCAAAAGACGCTCTTTCAGGCAGGCCGCCCTTGTTCAGTATCCTTATTATGGTTTTTATGCTATTGGTTTTATAACTTCACAGGATGAAGTTACACTTGTTAATTCAAAAAATAAAGGCTCTTTTATACACGTTTTTATACCCACCACACCAAACCCCACTTCCGGTTTTCTAATACTTGTGCCGCCAAAAAATATCGTGCTTCTTGACACTCCGGTTGAAGACGCTTTAAAAACTGTTATCTCTCTGGGTATGATTCATCCCGAAAAATATACAATTAAAAAAGTCACCAAAAAGTCCCGTAAAAAGGATAAAAAATGA